From one Planctomycetia bacterium genomic stretch:
- a CDS encoding TerC family protein, producing MLVLDLGVFHRHSRETTMREAGIWTVVWLALALAFNALVWAWQGSSAGGEFLAGYLTEWALSMDNVFVFAVIFSYFRVPMKYQHRVLFWGILGAVVLRLTFILVGNVLIKQFEWLLPLLGLVLVYTGVKLVFKSEEEVDPEHSPILRISRKLFRVAKGEHGSHFFAREEGKLCVTPLFLVLLVVESTDVLFAIDSVPTIFGLVNVKASYFTFVVFTSNVFAILGLRALYFLLAGMMDMFRYLSYGLSAILVFVGVKMCGEYAAHHFHWVAEGEKIVPWWGSLGTIVALLGVSIAASIISAKNHGTGGHPDALKPHLPDDS from the coding sequence ATGCTCGTCCTCGATCTCGGCGTGTTCCATCGTCATTCGCGCGAAACGACGATGCGCGAAGCCGGCATCTGGACGGTCGTGTGGTTGGCGCTGGCCTTGGCGTTCAACGCCCTCGTTTGGGCCTGGCAAGGGAGTTCGGCCGGAGGTGAGTTCCTCGCCGGCTATCTCACCGAGTGGGCGCTGTCGATGGACAACGTCTTCGTCTTCGCCGTGATCTTCAGCTACTTCCGCGTCCCGATGAAGTATCAACATCGGGTTCTGTTCTGGGGCATCCTCGGGGCGGTCGTTTTAAGACTGACGTTCATCCTCGTCGGCAACGTGTTGATCAAGCAATTCGAGTGGTTGTTGCCGCTGCTGGGCCTCGTCTTGGTCTACACGGGCGTGAAGCTCGTTTTCAAGAGCGAAGAAGAAGTCGATCCCGAACACAGCCCGATCTTACGGATCTCGCGTAAGCTCTTCCGCGTCGCCAAGGGAGAGCACGGCAGCCACTTCTTCGCGCGCGAAGAAGGGAAACTTTGCGTCACGCCGTTGTTCCTAGTGCTGCTCGTCGTCGAAAGCACCGATGTCTTATTTGCGATCGATAGCGTGCCGACGATCTTCGGCCTCGTCAACGTCAAGGCTTCGTACTTCACGTTCGTCGTCTTCACGAGCAACGTCTTCGCGATCCTCGGCCTCCGCGCACTCTACTTCTTGCTCGCCGGCATGATGGACATGTTCCGCTACCTCAGTTACGGGCTCAGCGCCATCCTCGTCTTCGTCGGCGTGAAGATGTGCGGCGAGTATGCGGCGCATCATTTTCACTGGGTCGCCGAAGGAGAGAAGATCGTGCCGTGGTGGGGTTCGCTCGGCACGATCGTCGCGCTGCTCGGCGTCTCGATCGCCGCGTCGATCATCAGTGCGAAGAATCACGGCACCGGCGGGCATCCCGACGCGCTGAAGCCGCATCTGCCGGATGATAGCTAG
- a CDS encoding phosphatase PAP2 family protein — MLKSSLNSGRTTRESSSTTNHSRASDGVVPVRPAWAYPKRGIWIALRWPLLLFALGAIAIPTVDRPMAVQDFHTTLPRFVAQVVNHTEMFGSGAGVPFFLAAVWMLDPARRRMLPRLACASWGAGIAANLVKLCVTRQRPFYWIGVGSGGIGEQFGDWFPLAGNGSANQSFPSAHTATAVGLALGLTALYPRGGRFFGALAALVALQRSVGDMHFISDTLFASGLAMLVCLVLYRYPGCARAFERFEAGPSRVEGPAETRRAA; from the coding sequence ATGCTGAAATCTTCGCTGAACTCCGGTCGAACAACTCGCGAGTCGTCGTCGACGACGAACCATTCGCGAGCGAGTGACGGCGTCGTGCCCGTTCGTCCGGCTTGGGCTTATCCGAAGCGGGGGATCTGGATCGCGCTGCGCTGGCCGTTGTTGCTATTCGCGTTGGGAGCGATCGCGATCCCGACGGTCGATCGTCCGATGGCGGTTCAAGACTTTCATACCACGCTGCCGCGCTTCGTCGCGCAGGTGGTGAATCACACCGAAATGTTCGGCAGCGGGGCCGGGGTGCCGTTCTTTCTGGCGGCCGTCTGGATGCTCGATCCGGCGCGCCGACGCATGCTGCCCCGCTTGGCGTGCGCCAGTTGGGGAGCGGGAATCGCGGCCAATCTCGTGAAACTCTGCGTCACGAGGCAACGCCCGTTCTATTGGATCGGAGTCGGCTCCGGGGGGATCGGCGAGCAGTTCGGCGATTGGTTCCCGTTGGCAGGCAACGGGAGCGCGAACCAGAGCTTTCCTTCCGCCCACACCGCCACGGCCGTGGGCCTTGCGCTGGGGCTGACGGCACTTTATCCGCGCGGCGGTCGGTTCTTCGGCGCGCTCGCCGCGCTCGTGGCTCTGCAACGATCCGTCGGCGACATGCACTTCATCAGCGACACACTCTTCGCTTCCGGACTGGCGATGCTCGTCTGCTTAGTGCTCTATCGCTATCCCGGCTGCGCTCGCGCGTTCGAGCGCTTCGAAGCGGGGCCAAGTCGTGTCGAGGGGCCTGCGGAAACGCGTCGGGCTGCGTGA
- a CDS encoding glycosyltransferase family 39 protein: MRREVRDQLCVAAAAVVVFFTLLGTPYLWDEDEPKNAECAREMLEAGNWSVPQFNYALRTDKPILLYWLMLLSYKAFGVTEFAARFWSATLAVGTSLLTYHLGRLLYRAEVGLWAGLAIATCLMFGVSGRAATPDSTLIFCITLTLYLFVRFGGVGIPQSATSTTGPLARGGYSAMYAAMGFAVLAKGPVGVVLPGGILGLFLLCRAQQHALADSAAGDLKWYRRVVRQVAQTLAVRRIFAVAQSLRPLTAIAVLALVALPWYVTVGIKTDGQWLVGFLGKHNVARFTGAMEGHSGPIFYYAIAVLIGFFPWSCLLPIGIYRLIRRLQLGAPNPDRNADTFLACWAGLYIGFFSLASTKLPSYILPCYPALALLTGKLIDEYLRSPALVPRVWFRCALYTPAIIGVTLAVALPIMATYLLPGEQWLGALGISLIFGTIALVALANRAPVGSPFAYRVPTAFALMAVTFTTSLVAVAAGRISLHTTSPQIVRAAHEIAGPGAPLIGFRHYEPTLIFYARREIPSVHTSEDLHAALRRLPGACIVTRDEHLGDLSAALESVPDIPVRRPRFLRRHGEVVLVVPKTTALAAAQRDLLR, translated from the coding sequence ATGCGCAGGGAAGTGCGTGATCAGCTATGCGTTGCGGCGGCGGCCGTCGTCGTCTTCTTTACGCTTTTAGGCACTCCCTATCTTTGGGATGAAGACGAGCCGAAGAACGCCGAATGCGCTCGCGAAATGCTCGAGGCCGGCAACTGGTCCGTGCCGCAATTCAACTACGCGCTCCGCACCGACAAGCCGATCCTGCTCTATTGGCTGATGCTCCTCTCCTACAAAGCGTTCGGAGTGACGGAGTTCGCGGCCCGCTTTTGGTCGGCGACGTTGGCCGTCGGCACTTCGCTGCTCACCTACCACCTCGGCCGACTTCTCTATCGCGCCGAAGTCGGGCTTTGGGCCGGACTCGCGATCGCCACTTGCTTGATGTTCGGCGTGAGCGGACGCGCCGCCACTCCCGACTCGACGCTCATCTTCTGCATCACGCTCACGCTCTATCTCTTCGTCCGCTTCGGCGGGGTCGGCATTCCGCAATCCGCAACGTCGACGACAGGCCCGTTAGCACGCGGCGGTTATAGCGCCATGTATGCCGCGATGGGCTTCGCGGTGTTAGCCAAAGGCCCGGTCGGCGTCGTCCTTCCCGGCGGCATCCTAGGGCTGTTTCTTCTGTGCCGCGCACAGCAACATGCTCTCGCCGATTCCGCCGCCGGCGATCTGAAATGGTATCGACGCGTCGTGCGGCAAGTCGCGCAAACCTTGGCCGTGCGCAGAATCTTCGCCGTAGCGCAGTCACTCCGCCCCCTTACCGCGATCGCGGTACTGGCGCTCGTCGCCTTGCCGTGGTACGTCACCGTCGGCATCAAGACCGACGGCCAGTGGCTCGTCGGTTTTCTCGGCAAACACAATGTCGCTCGCTTCACCGGTGCGATGGAAGGGCACAGCGGCCCGATCTTCTACTACGCGATAGCGGTGCTGATCGGCTTCTTCCCCTGGTCGTGCCTCTTGCCGATCGGCATCTATCGGCTCATTCGTCGCTTGCAACTCGGCGCCCCGAATCCCGACCGCAACGCCGACACGTTTCTCGCCTGTTGGGCCGGGCTCTATATCGGCTTCTTTTCGCTCGCGAGCACGAAACTCCCCAGCTACATCCTCCCCTGCTATCCCGCGCTCGCCCTTCTCACGGGCAAGCTCATCGATGAATACCTACGCAGCCCGGCGCTGGTGCCGCGAGTGTGGTTCCGCTGCGCGCTCTATACGCCCGCGATCATCGGCGTGACGCTCGCCGTTGCTCTGCCGATCATGGCAACGTACCTCTTGCCCGGCGAACAGTGGCTCGGCGCTCTAGGCATTTCGCTGATCTTCGGAACCATCGCGCTCGTCGCGCTCGCCAACCGCGCTCCCGTCGGCAGCCCCTTCGCGTATCGCGTGCCGACGGCGTTCGCGCTGATGGCCGTCACGTTCACGACGTCGCTCGTCGCCGTCGCCGCCGGTCGCATCAGTCTGCACACGACCAGCCCGCAAATCGTCCGCGCGGCGCACGAAATCGCCGGCCCCGGCGCACCGCTGATCGGCTTCCGTCACTATGAGCCGACGTTGATCTTCTATGCCCGTCGCGAGATTCCAAGTGTCCATACTTCGGAAGATCTTCACGCGGCGCTCCGGCGATTGCCGGGGGCTTGCATCGTGACGCGCGATGAACATCTCGGCGACCTCTCGGCCGCATTGGAATCGGTGCCCGACATTCCCGTACGTCGCCCCCGCTTTCTTCGCCGTCATGGAGAAGTCGTCCTCGTCGTTCCGAAAACCACGGCCCTGGCCGCCGCTCAACGAGATTTGCTTCGCTAG
- a CDS encoding PSD1 and planctomycete cytochrome C domain-containing protein, with protein sequence MPCSVLRSLRFVPVLGLALLGVSPAPADEKPAAGSPPVSYARDVLPILAKNCFSCHGSDAEHREAGLRLDVLEGSLAQLPSGERAVVAGKPEQSELLARVTSTDADVRMPPAKHGKALSSEQVEILRRWIAQGGSYAKHWAFVAPQAEPLPAVRNTAWSLNELDRFILAKLEAENLAPNDDADRYVLARRLSIDLRGLPPTIAEVDKFLADKSPDAYTKYVERLLADPAFGERWARPWLDLARYADSRGYGSDPLRLNIWPYRNWVIDALNRDLTYDRFTIEQIAGDLLPNPTPEQIIATAFHRNTMTNTEGGTDDEEFRIAAVNDRTHVTMQVWMGLTMGCAKCHNHKYDPISQKEYYRAFAIFNQTEDADRGDESPNLPVPDAGEAKNALARADLQAKIEALKKKLLPVPVPVPAAPEPVKKPANGGLAAELLKDKDPKSKDSAKAAPAKLDPKEEEKIKAQIRTHEKEIAALQPVAVPIFRELPKEKQRPSFILIKGNFLTRGEPVVAGIPEAFHPIPKEPTPTRLTLARWLVARDNPLTARVAVNRLWAQLFGIGLVETEEDFGIQGALPSHPELLDWLAVRFMTGVDKPAGGALRAQPWSMKDLLRLIVHSRTYRQASRPSAAALARDPRNRLLSHAPRVRLEAEAIRDQALALSGLLSRKIGGPSVFPPQPAGMWQAAFNGERTWTTSTGEDKYRRGLYTFWRRTVPYPSMTTFDAPSREICAVRRIRTNTPLKALVTLNDPVYVEAAQAIARRIVREGGSSPEERARFALRLCTSRPPTEEHVAALLSLHAAELAHYRSDAKAAGELSGEAVAAAKPQAKNDTLSAAVAETAAWTVVANVLLNLDAVLTRG encoded by the coding sequence ATGCCTTGTTCCGTTTTACGTTCCCTCCGCTTCGTGCCGGTGCTCGGCCTAGCGCTGCTCGGCGTGTCGCCGGCCCCGGCCGACGAGAAGCCCGCCGCCGGTTCGCCGCCGGTAAGTTATGCTCGCGACGTGTTGCCGATCCTCGCGAAGAATTGTTTCTCCTGCCATGGCTCCGACGCCGAACATCGCGAAGCCGGCCTTCGGCTCGACGTGCTCGAAGGTTCTCTCGCCCAGTTGCCCAGCGGCGAACGAGCGGTCGTGGCCGGCAAGCCGGAACAGAGCGAGTTGCTGGCCCGCGTGACCAGCACCGACGCCGACGTGCGCATGCCGCCGGCGAAGCACGGCAAAGCGCTGTCGAGCGAACAAGTCGAGATCCTGCGCCGCTGGATCGCGCAAGGGGGCTCGTATGCGAAGCATTGGGCTTTCGTCGCGCCGCAAGCCGAGCCGCTCCCTGCGGTGCGCAACACGGCGTGGTCGTTGAACGAGCTCGATCGATTCATTCTCGCCAAGCTCGAAGCCGAAAACCTCGCGCCGAACGACGATGCCGATCGCTACGTGCTGGCTCGTCGGCTGAGCATCGACTTGCGCGGCCTCCCGCCGACGATCGCCGAAGTCGATAAGTTCCTCGCCGATAAGTCGCCGGATGCCTATACGAAATACGTCGAGCGCTTGTTGGCCGATCCCGCTTTCGGCGAACGTTGGGCGCGGCCTTGGTTGGATCTCGCGCGCTATGCCGATAGCCGGGGCTACGGCTCCGACCCGCTCCGCTTGAACATCTGGCCCTATCGCAATTGGGTGATCGACGCTCTGAACCGCGACCTCACATACGACCGGTTCACGATCGAGCAGATCGCCGGCGACTTGCTGCCGAACCCAACGCCCGAGCAAATCATCGCCACGGCATTTCATCGCAACACGATGACGAACACCGAAGGGGGGACCGACGACGAAGAATTCCGCATCGCAGCCGTCAACGATCGGACGCACGTCACGATGCAGGTCTGGATGGGGCTGACGATGGGTTGTGCGAAGTGCCACAATCATAAGTACGACCCGATCTCGCAAAAGGAATACTATCGCGCGTTCGCGATTTTCAATCAGACCGAAGATGCCGATCGCGGCGACGAGTCGCCGAACCTGCCGGTGCCGGATGCCGGCGAAGCGAAGAACGCGCTCGCCCGGGCCGATCTGCAAGCCAAGATCGAGGCGTTGAAAAAGAAGCTGCTCCCGGTCCCCGTGCCGGTGCCTGCGGCTCCGGAACCGGTCAAAAAGCCGGCAAACGGCGGGCTCGCCGCCGAGCTTCTCAAGGACAAAGATCCTAAAAGCAAAGATTCGGCAAAGGCCGCACCGGCCAAGCTCGACCCCAAGGAAGAAGAGAAAATCAAAGCCCAGATTCGGACGCATGAGAAAGAAATCGCGGCGCTGCAACCGGTCGCGGTGCCGATCTTCCGCGAGTTGCCGAAAGAGAAGCAACGCCCATCGTTCATCCTGATCAAAGGAAACTTCCTGACGCGCGGCGAACCGGTCGTGGCCGGCATTCCCGAGGCGTTCCACCCGATTCCGAAAGAGCCGACGCCGACACGACTCACGCTCGCCCGCTGGCTCGTCGCGCGCGACAACCCGCTGACGGCCCGCGTCGCCGTCAACCGCCTCTGGGCGCAGCTCTTCGGCATCGGCCTCGTCGAGACCGAAGAAGACTTCGGCATCCAAGGGGCGCTCCCGAGCCATCCCGAGTTGCTCGATTGGCTGGCCGTGCGCTTCATGACGGGGGTCGATAAGCCGGCCGGCGGTGCGCTTCGCGCGCAGCCCTGGTCGATGAAAGACCTGCTCCGGTTGATCGTGCATTCGCGCACCTATCGACAAGCCTCGCGCCCCTCGGCCGCGGCCCTCGCGCGCGATCCGCGCAATCGCCTTCTCTCGCATGCTCCGCGCGTGCGGCTCGAAGCGGAAGCGATCCGCGATCAGGCCCTCGCCCTCTCGGGCTTGCTGAGCCGTAAGATCGGCGGGCCGAGCGTGTTCCCGCCGCAGCCGGCCGGCATGTGGCAAGCCGCGTTCAACGGGGAACGGACTTGGACGACGAGCACCGGCGAAGATAAATATCGTCGCGGGCTCTATACGTTCTGGCGGCGCACGGTCCCGTACCCCTCGATGACGACGTTCGATGCTCCAAGCCGCGAGATCTGCGCGGTCCGCCGCATTCGCACGAACACGCCGCTCAAGGCCCTCGTCACGCTCAACGATCCGGTGTACGTCGAAGCGGCGCAAGCGATCGCGCGGCGCATCGTGCGCGAAGGGGGCTCGTCGCCCGAAGAACGGGCGCGCTTCGCGCTCCGGCTCTGCACGAGCCGGCCGCCGACGGAGGAACACGTCGCCGCGCTCCTCTCGCTGCACGCTGCCGAGCTCGCTCATTACCGCTCCGATGCGAAAGCGGCGGGTGAGTTGTCGGGCGAAGCCGTAGCGGCCGCGAAACCGCAAGCGAAGAACGATACTCTTTCCGCCGCCGTTGCCGAAACCGCCGCTTGGACCGTCGTTGCCAACGTGCTACTGAATCTCGATGCGGTCTTGACCCGAGGATAA
- a CDS encoding sulfite exporter TauE/SafE family protein: protein MTTLDYLLLCAAAALAGGINAVAGGGTLLTFPTLIAILSRTHDSSAAAVLANGTSTVALFPASMAALWGLRREFALYAHWSAKLIPPSIVGGIGGTLLVTELPKELFARLVPWLILTAASLFTLQPYIAGWMGIGKKKETAPVSERPAERHHGAAVAGVILFQFVVGIYGGYFGAGIGILMLSALAMMGMSDIHAMNGLKSLLGSCINGASVVVWIYQRKVDWSLAVPMAVAGCLGSYAAAHYSRRLPKVLIRRFVIAMGFSLAAFYFYKQWQATI, encoded by the coding sequence ATGACGACGCTCGACTATCTACTTTTATGCGCGGCCGCGGCCTTGGCCGGTGGGATCAATGCCGTGGCCGGCGGCGGAACTTTGCTGACGTTCCCGACGTTGATCGCAATCCTCAGCCGCACGCACGATAGCAGTGCGGCAGCCGTACTCGCCAACGGCACGAGCACCGTCGCGCTGTTCCCCGCTTCGATGGCCGCGCTGTGGGGCTTGCGACGCGAATTTGCTTTGTATGCCCATTGGTCGGCGAAGCTGATCCCGCCGAGCATCGTCGGCGGAATCGGCGGGACGCTGCTCGTCACGGAGTTGCCGAAGGAACTGTTCGCGCGCTTGGTCCCTTGGCTCATCCTTACCGCCGCCTCGCTCTTCACGCTGCAACCGTACATCGCAGGCTGGATGGGGATCGGCAAGAAAAAAGAAACCGCTCCCGTAAGCGAGCGACCGGCCGAGCGGCATCACGGCGCGGCGGTCGCCGGCGTGATCCTGTTTCAATTCGTCGTCGGAATCTACGGCGGGTACTTCGGCGCAGGAATCGGCATTCTCATGCTCTCGGCGCTGGCGATGATGGGAATGTCCGACATTCACGCCATGAACGGCTTGAAGAGCCTGCTCGGCTCCTGCATCAACGGCGCGTCGGTCGTCGTGTGGATCTATCAACGTAAGGTCGATTGGTCGCTCGCCGTGCCGATGGCCGTCGCGGGCTGCCTCGGCAGTTATGCGGCGGCGCACTATTCGCGCCGGCTGCCGAAAGTTCTCATCCGCCGCTTCGTCATCGCGATGGGCTTCAGCCTCGCGGCCTTCTACTTTTATAAGCAGTGGCAAGCGACGATTTAA
- a CDS encoding aminopeptidase P family protein has product MRHAPIDASLFNQNRAKLAALLPARAVAVVNANDVPPTNADGSLPLVANSDLFYLTGIEQEESLLVLSPNAVDEKLREVLFLREPNEHLKIWEGHKLSKAEATAISGVRTVKWLSDLRGTLHNMMCDAEEVFLNSNEHKRASVDVESRDERFIADCRRRYPLHTYRRLAPLMHRLRVVKSAAEIALLKEAVRITAQGFARVAKFVKPGTTEYAIEAEFAHEFVGNRAKFAYTPIVASGANACTLHYIANDQVCADGELLLMDVAASYANYNADLTRTIPVSGRFTARQRAIYDAVLRVMRASIQGATVGKLHRDWTRESQLMMNDELLQLGLITADDVKKAPTDEPACRKYFMHGLGHPLGLDVHDVGPMHEPFAEGCVLTVEPGIYIPEEKIGIRLENDIVVTANGPIDLMADVPVDAEAIEELMNA; this is encoded by the coding sequence ATGCGACACGCTCCCATCGACGCCTCGCTCTTCAACCAGAATCGGGCCAAGCTTGCCGCGCTGTTGCCGGCCCGAGCCGTGGCCGTCGTCAATGCCAACGACGTTCCGCCGACGAACGCCGACGGCTCGCTGCCGCTCGTCGCCAACTCCGACTTGTTTTATCTGACCGGCATCGAACAAGAAGAGTCGCTGCTGGTGCTATCGCCGAACGCCGTCGACGAGAAGCTGCGCGAGGTGCTCTTTCTCCGCGAGCCCAACGAACACTTGAAGATTTGGGAAGGGCACAAGCTCTCGAAGGCCGAAGCGACCGCGATCTCCGGCGTTCGGACGGTGAAATGGTTGAGCGACTTGCGCGGCACGCTGCACAACATGATGTGCGACGCCGAGGAAGTGTTTCTCAATTCGAACGAACACAAGCGAGCTTCGGTCGACGTCGAATCGCGCGACGAGCGCTTCATCGCAGATTGTCGGCGCCGATATCCGTTGCACACCTACCGTCGGCTCGCTCCACTGATGCACCGGCTGCGCGTCGTGAAGTCGGCGGCGGAAATCGCGCTGCTCAAGGAAGCGGTCAGGATCACCGCTCAAGGTTTCGCTCGCGTCGCGAAGTTCGTGAAGCCCGGAACGACGGAGTATGCGATCGAGGCGGAGTTTGCGCATGAGTTCGTGGGCAATCGGGCGAAGTTCGCCTATACGCCGATCGTCGCCTCGGGCGCCAACGCCTGTACCTTGCACTACATCGCCAACGATCAAGTTTGCGCCGACGGCGAACTATTGCTGATGGACGTCGCCGCGAGCTATGCCAACTACAATGCCGACCTCACGCGCACGATACCCGTCTCCGGACGTTTTACGGCGCGACAGCGCGCCATCTACGATGCCGTGCTGCGCGTGATGCGCGCTTCCATCCAAGGGGCGACCGTCGGCAAGCTCCATCGCGATTGGACACGCGAATCGCAACTGATGATGAACGACGAGCTCTTGCAGCTCGGGCTCATTACGGCCGACGACGTGAAGAAGGCACCGACCGACGAGCCGGCTTGCCGAAAGTATTTCATGCACGGCCTCGGCCACCCGCTCGGGCTCGACGTACACGACGTCGGCCCGATGCACGAGCCGTTTGCCGAAGGGTGCGTGCTGACGGTCGAGCCGGGGATCTACATCCCGGAAGAAAAGATCGGCATTCGGCTGGAGAACGACATCGTCGTCACGGCGAACGGCCCGATCGACCTGATGGCCGATGTGCCGGTGGATGCGGAAGCGATCGAGGAGTTGATGAACGCTTAG
- a CDS encoding class I SAM-dependent methyltransferase → MRGTSHAGPRLIARFSDAVGRRARRLWHSITVGDRPPAAESALRWLRDLAGDGDGISPTCGSSAICPGLSAAAVATFFSFGETELAIRFARRLIVLQKRDGSLPDAGLLHGSLFNTAQAARAWGALLDAEPTALPEAQAALRRACCYLAGRVGDDGAIRLSASGGSFERWAPPIVHLVGFGVLADWAKRWNVPAWRDAVGRAVGRILRTEDSARPNAQSHIAAHGIEAFLNLASFDERCGLVARRALDETAAMQTTDGALPTDLVHPWTSSAGLAHYAALWFRSGRREAGDHAMTCLTGRQRDDGSWTGSWGRGAAYFPRSSSAWTAKYFLDAAAGQVADRFNDATLTRDPKSFAAPLMADDERLRAVDRVIGKIAYTFGSDASFVDVGCGTGRYLERLAARHPALRLTGIDPAPRLLEKLPPRATSVAGNLLHLPAADESYEGACCVEALEHALVPERAVAELCRIVRPGGRVVVIDKDARFQALSVTEAWERWFTPECVSAWLAKDCDDVTCEPLPVGPQQQTPGLFLCWTGVKRAASQAVSFRRAA, encoded by the coding sequence ATGCGCGGCACATCGCACGCCGGGCCGAGGTTGATTGCTCGCTTCTCCGATGCCGTCGGTCGCCGAGCGCGGCGCTTATGGCATTCGATCACGGTCGGCGATCGCCCGCCGGCCGCCGAATCGGCGTTGCGTTGGTTGCGCGATCTCGCCGGCGACGGCGACGGGATCTCGCCGACTTGCGGTAGTTCCGCGATCTGCCCAGGCCTGTCGGCAGCCGCCGTGGCGACGTTCTTTTCCTTCGGCGAGACGGAACTCGCGATTCGTTTCGCCCGCCGCCTGATCGTGCTGCAAAAACGCGACGGCTCCCTTCCCGACGCCGGCCTGCTCCACGGTTCCCTCTTCAACACGGCCCAAGCCGCGCGCGCTTGGGGAGCGCTGCTCGATGCCGAACCCACGGCGCTTCCGGAAGCGCAAGCCGCGTTGCGACGCGCCTGTTGTTATCTCGCCGGCCGGGTCGGCGACGACGGCGCCATCCGACTCTCGGCAAGCGGCGGATCGTTCGAGCGTTGGGCTCCGCCGATCGTGCATCTCGTCGGCTTCGGCGTCCTCGCCGATTGGGCGAAGCGTTGGAACGTGCCGGCTTGGCGCGATGCGGTCGGTCGCGCCGTCGGCCGCATCCTGCGAACCGAAGACTCGGCCCGTCCCAACGCGCAATCGCACATCGCCGCGCACGGCATCGAGGCGTTTCTGAATCTCGCTTCTTTCGACGAGCGTTGCGGCTTAGTCGCCCGGCGCGCGCTCGATGAAACGGCCGCGATGCAAACCACCGACGGCGCGCTCCCCACCGATCTCGTGCATCCGTGGACCTCTTCCGCCGGGCTCGCGCACTACGCCGCCCTCTGGTTTCGCAGCGGCCGGCGCGAGGCCGGCGACCATGCGATGACGTGCCTTACCGGCCGACAGCGCGACGACGGTTCCTGGACCGGAAGTTGGGGCCGCGGCGCCGCCTACTTCCCGCGTTCCAGCTCTGCTTGGACGGCAAAATACTTTCTCGATGCCGCAGCCGGGCAAGTCGCCGATCGCTTTAACGACGCCACCCTCACGCGCGACCCAAAAAGTTTTGCCGCCCCTCTCATGGCCGACGACGAACGGCTCCGCGCCGTCGATCGGGTCATCGGCAAGATCGCCTACACATTCGGCTCGGACGCTTCCTTCGTCGACGTCGGTTGCGGCACCGGCCGGTATCTCGAACGCCTCGCCGCGCGCCATCCCGCGCTCCGCCTGACCGGCATCGATCCCGCGCCGCGCCTCCTGGAGAAACTCCCGCCCCGGGCAACGTCCGTCGCCGGCAATTTGCTCCACCTTCCGGCTGCCGATGAAAGTTACGAGGGAGCATGCTGTGTCGAAGCGCTCGAGCATGCCCTGGTTCCCGAACGTGCGGTCGCGGAGTTGTGCCGCATCGTCCGCCCCGGCGGTCGGGTCGTGGTGATCGATAAAGACGCGCGGTTCCAAGCTCTTTCCGTCACGGAAGCTTGGGAGCGCTGGTTCACGCCCGAGTGCGTCAGCGCATGGCTGGCGAAAGACTGCGACGACGTCACTTGCGAGCCCCTCCCCGTAGGCCCGCAGCAGCAAACGCCCGGCCTGTTTCTTTGTTGGACCGGCGTAAAACGGGCCGCTTCGCAAGCCGTCTCGTTTCGACGAGCCGCCTGA